The genome window CAGCTGCTGACCTGGGACGCGAAGTGGAAGGGCGATGCGTGGACCTTCAGCGGCGTGGCCAACTACACCGAAGGCAAGACCGACGAAGACGAGCGCGCGGTGATCCTCGGCCGCAAGCCGACCGCGACGCTGTTCGACATGTCCAATCCCGGCGCGATCTCGCTGACCACCGATGCCGACGCCGACGACGCCAGCGCCTGGAACCAGGCCAATCTGGTGCGCGACGAATATCCCAACGGTGCGATCACCAAGCTCAGCAACAAGGAATGGTCGCTGCAGTTCGATGCCGAGCGCTATGTCGGCGCCGGCTTCCTGGACTCGGTGAAGTTCGGCACCAAGTTCCGCCGCGAGACCTTCGACCGCAACGTCTGGCGCCGCGACTTCCTGTACCTGATCAACTCCGGCGCGGTGTCCGGCTATGCGATGTTCCCGGAACTGTCGGCGGCCAGCTCCGGCGTCAGCAACTTCCTCGACGGCAACCTGGCCTCGCAGAGTGACTGGGTGGCGCCGGACGTGTACGCCTACGCCGACGCGCTGGCCGCCTCCGGCATCACCGTGCCGGTGCTGTTCGCGCCGCAGGCCAGCTACCACATCCGCAACGACATCTTCTCCAGCTATGCGCTGGCCAAGATCGACACCGAACTGGGCAGCATGCGCCTGCGCGGCAATGTCGGGGTGCGCTACGAGAACACCAAGCGCACCACCGACACCTACCTGACCACCGCCTCGCAATACAGCGAGGACGCCAACGACGTGGTCGGCACCGCGCGCGCGCCGTACGAGTACCACAACTGGTTGCCGAGCCTGAACCTGGTGCTGGACATGCGCGAAGACCTGCTGCTGCGCTTCGCCGCGGGCAAGGTGCTGGTGCGGCCGATCCTGGACAGCAACACCGCCATCGCCAGCACCATCTCCTCGGGCACCAACACCGGCGGCACCACCACTTACGACGTGTCGCTGGGCCAGACCGACCTGAAGGCGCTGACCGCCAACCAGGCCGACCTCGGCCTTGAGTGGTACTACGGCCAAGGCGGCGGCCTGACCCTGGCCGGCTTCTGGAAACAGGTCAAGAACGGCACCTTCAACAGCATCGTCTGCCCGACCACGTTCAACGGTGCGGCGCTGTCGGGCAACAGCTCCGGCGACTGCGTGGACGGCAACGGCAACATCTACGAGATCACCGCCACCCAGAACGATCCGAGCAAGGTCAAGATCAAGGGCTACGAGCTGGGCTGGACCCAATCGTTCGATGCGTGGCTGCCGATCCAGGGCTTCGGCCTGACCGCCAACTTCACCCGGGTGCTCCCGCAGCGCGACACCGACTTCCAGATCCGCAACCTGTCGGAGAAGACCTGGAACGCCACCGGCTACTTGGAGAATGCGATGTTCTCCGCACGCCTGTCGCTGAATCACCGCAGCGAGTACCAGCAGGACAGCA of Xanthomonas translucens pv. cerealis contains these proteins:
- a CDS encoding TonB-dependent receptor: MPHAARSRPQCCSLSVLATAIALGLLSAGAQAQQAPASDGISQLDTVTVTSSYQKSLITALDNKREDARMTDGISSEDIGKFPAENIAEAIQRIPGVQISTINGRGSTISIRGLGPQYSATTINGQTVKSADFTDGFRYDIIQPEVAAAIEVIKSPSADMDAGGLSGTVNIKTTKPLDYKERKLILSAKEQYSEFAGGAPTPKAVVTYIDQFQLDDGGELGVFVNAGYQKLKDRADYLWIDRWFTQDTDDGTAYIPRRPRYRSIERETDRKMLTAGLQWKPNDRLEMNLTALYSQDKTDNDMNQLVYSFERNALNVLETDGLNATKVSASNYWLENNRQIERHDLTSQLLTWDAKWKGDAWTFSGVANYTEGKTDEDERAVILGRKPTATLFDMSNPGAISLTTDADADDASAWNQANLVRDEYPNGAITKLSNKEWSLQFDAERYVGAGFLDSVKFGTKFRRETFDRNVWRRDFLYLINSGAVSGYAMFPELSAASSGVSNFLDGNLASQSDWVAPDVYAYADALAASGITVPVLFAPQASYHIRNDIFSSYALAKIDTELGSMRLRGNVGVRYENTKRTTDTYLTTASQYSEDANDVVGTARAPYEYHNWLPSLNLVLDMREDLLLRFAAGKVLVRPILDSNTAIASTISSGTNTGGTTTYDVSLGQTDLKALTANQADLGLEWYYGQGGGLTLAGFWKQVKNGTFNSIVCPTTFNGAALSGNSSGDCVDGNGNIYEITATQNDPSKVKIKGYELGWTQSFDAWLPIQGFGLTANFTRVLPQRDTDFQIRNLSEKTWNATGYLENAMFSARLSLNHRSEYQQDSSDSFFAREGHTMKARTQLDAVLGYQATDTLSFQLGGLNLTDKKEEAYKDFSSRWQMTGVTGRSFYVSMQWDIL